One window of the Hyperolius riggenbachi isolate aHypRig1 chromosome 5, aHypRig1.pri, whole genome shotgun sequence genome contains the following:
- the LOC137517657 gene encoding uncharacterized protein: protein MQGKFIEVTSDEVRQSVWWKCSCFKKTPPLVSFALVSFEGKTLHASDLVWMDYSDKDSGFTARRILPLAAITISVQHKEGTITLQLDSGKSYVLKLYRANLQDRVLLDWEALSHMSHEAKEVAKQAEKKPKRDESDLRSLTEPDTAETPETQERRMKEGRKKRRRRKRVVVRLNPPKCTPQWKKSSSSLPKNEDTNQAENIPKTAESDSTATPLQPETVETPSQKKGEKLTGEDLVNTIIEQINECVPTVDVAIDGVTMRGLFDSKASASMLHTNVFYQYWTSADLSPLPRDLHQTFCNANGFHPSLTGYFVADVTIGRHTYYNKVFVVTMSMNSPLILGMNIIKDWCKDVEMITCAPGYQCSRHDIRNILASRIPY from the exons ATGCAGGGAAAATTCATCGAG gtcacCAGCGATGAAGTCCGCCAAAGTGTTTGGTGGAAGTGCTCCTGCTTCAAAAAGACTCCACCGCTCGTATCCTTTGCGCTTGTCTCCTTCGAAGGCAAGACGCTCCATGCTTCTGACCTAGTGTGGATGGACTACAGCGATAAGGATTCTGGATTTACAGCTAGAAG AATCCTGCCTCTAGCTGCAATTACCATCTCGGTTCAGCACAAAGAGGGAACCATCACTCTGCAGTTGGACTCAGGCAAGAGCTATGTGCTCAAGCTGTATAGAGCCAACCTCCAGGACAGAGTGCTACTTGATTGGGAGGCCTTGAGTCACATGTCTCATGAAGCT AAAGAAGTAGCTAAACAGGCTGAAAAAAAGCCGAAAAGAGACGAAAGTGACTTACGCTCCTTAACGGAGCCAGATACAGCAGAGACTCCTGAAACAcag gaGAGAAGGATGAAAGAAGGGCGCAAAAAGAGGAGACGCCGAAAGAGGGTAGTGGTGCGCCTCAACCCTCCTAAGTGTACTCCCCAGTGGAAGAAGAGCAGCAGTAGTCTTCCAAAG AACGAAGACACTAACCAGGCTGAAAACATACCTAAAACAGCCGAAAGTGACTCCACTGCTACGCCACTTCAACCAGAGACAGTAGAAACTCCCAGCCAGAAAAAG ggaGAAAAACTGACAGGTGAAGACTTGGTAAACACCATCATAGAACAGATAAATGAGTGTGTTCCAACTGTGGACGTTGCCATCGATGGTGTCACTATGAGAGGACTATTTGACTCTAAAGCTTCAGCTTCTATGCTTCACACCAATGTCTTCTATCAGTATTGGACATCCGCAGATCTGAGCCCTCTTCCCAGAGACTTACATCAGACATTCTGCAATGCCAATGGTTTTCATCCTTCACTAACAGGCTACTTTGTAGCCGATGTTACAATTGGAAGACACACCTATTACAATAAGGTCTTCGTTGTAACGATGTCAATGAACAGCCCCTTGATATTGGGCATGAATATCATCAAGGACTGGTGTAAAGATGTTGAGATGATCACCTGCGCTCCAGGATATCAGTGCAGCAGGCATGACATCAGAAACATCCTGGCCTCCCGTATACCCTACTAA